One segment of Haliotis asinina isolate JCU_RB_2024 chromosome 12, JCU_Hal_asi_v2, whole genome shotgun sequence DNA contains the following:
- the LOC137258619 gene encoding sodium- and chloride-dependent glycine transporter 1-like encodes MTKKHLESVTLHEPNVISCDEHTERAQWSNAFQGVIAQLGFSVGLGNLWRFPYVCQRNGGGAFLIPHIICIVVVAIPLFFLEVAIGQFSRKGPIRVWAMCPSLKGIGYGILIANCVSVPYYSMVFTWALYYLYSSFSTVLPWTSCGNAWNTQQCVAAAGSSGGTNSSTMNPMLSRDTIVTADSNISGIFTNAFGHTSTEEFWQYKVLVISSSLNNMGSLQPHLVICWFLTCVSMFLCLMKGVKSLGKVVYVTATMPYVLLTTLLVRASMMPGAADGISFYLTPDFMRLQNAQVWLEALLHVFYSSGPAWGSLIVIASHNAPRHNIVRDSIVVVLLGELTSVYAGFIVFATVGFLAHNVGVPVADVITSGPGIAFVVYPEAVSLLPVPQLWSVLFFLVVLMMGFDTMFGAIEAATGCVEDILPKRFHKKHLPTVIAAVFMGAVFLSGLIFTSNAGVYMFQLVDWYVGAVACLVVAVLECLVVGWLYGVKRFSVDVEAMIGKRLPVVFKLMCFIVVPVLLLASMILTIASYKPPTYAGYEYPPIAVTIGWCIAVLPVVPIPVTIVIYILMQRGSFAERVKKAMTPSPEWQRCRQRYGFTEEANVSYKLKENLLHVFNR; translated from the exons ATGACAAAGAAGCATCTTGAAAGCGTTACTCTCCATGAGCCCAACGTGATATCATGTGATGAACATACGGAGAGAGCTCAGTGGTCAAACGCGTTTCAAGGCGTCATTGCTCAGCTTGGATTTTCTGTGGGTCTCGGAAACTTATGGCGATTCCCCTACGTCTGTCAACGAAACGGAGGAG GTGCGTTTCTGATACCTCACATAATCTGTATCGTCGTGGTGGCTATACCGCTCTTCTTCCTGGAGGTTGCTATTGGTCAGTTCTCCCGCAAAGGTCCCATACGGGTTTGGGCAATGTGCCCATCATTGAAag GTATCGGTTACGGTATACTGATAGCAAACTGTGTGAGTGTCCCTTACTACAGCATGGTGTTTACTTGGGCCCTCTACTATCTGTACAGCTCCTTCTCGACCGTCCTGCCCTGGACAAGTTGTGGCAATGCATGGAACACACAACAGTGTGTTGCCGCTGCAGGGTCAAGTGGCGGCACCAACAGTTCTACGATGAATCCTATGCTAAGTCGGGACACAATAGTTACTGCAGATTCAAATATCtctggaatatttacaaatgcATTTGGGCACACATCAACAGAGGAGTTTTGGCA ATACAAAGTCCTTGTCATTTCCTCGAGCTTGAATAATATGGGATCTCTGCAGCCGCATCTCGTCATTTGCTGGTTTCTTACCTGTGTGAGCATGTTCCTGTGTTTGATGAAAGGAGTCAAATCTCTTGGAAAG GTTGTGTACGTGACTGCGACAATGCCATACGTTTTGCTGACGACGCTCCTGGTCAGGGCATCCATGATGCCAGGTGCTGCAGATGGGATTTCATTTTACTTAACCCCAGATTTCATGCGTCTTCAAAATGCTCAG GTGTGGCTGGAAGCCCTTCTCCACGTATTCTACTCTTCGGGACCGGCATGGGGATCTCTGATTGTCATTGCAAGTCACAACGCCCCTCGTCACAATATTGTCAG GGATTCTATTGTGGTTGTCTTATTAGGCGAGCTGACAAGTGTTTATGCCGGTTTTATTGTGTTCGCAACGGTCGGCTTCCTGGCTCACAATGTCGGGGTGCCTGTAGCTGACGTGATCACTTCAG GTCCAGGCATTGCATTTGTTGTCTACCCCGAGGCAGTTTCACTTCTTCCTGTTCCTCAGTTGTGGTCGGTGCTATTCTTCTTAGTAGTTCTGATGATGGGCTTCGACACCATG TTTGGTGCCATCGAGGCAGCAACGGGGTGTGTGGAAGATATTCTACCAAAACGatttcacaagaaacatcttcCAACTGTCATAGCTGCCGTGTTTATGGGTGCAGTTTTCCTATCTGGTCTCATTTTCACCAGTAAT GCCGGGGTGTACATGTTCCAGTTAGTAGACTGGTATGTGGGTGCAGTGGCGTGCTTAGTGGTGGCCGTTTTGGAATGTCTGGTTGTTGGATGGCTGTATG GTGTGAAACGTTTCTCGGTTGACGTTGAGGCTATGATAGGAAAACGGCTTCCAGTTGTCTTCAAGCTGATGTGCTTCATCGTTGTTCCTGTCTTGTTGCTG GCATCAATGATACTAACCATCGCATCCTACAAACCACCAACATATGCTGGCTATGAGTACCCACCAATCGCCGTCACCATTGGTTGGTGCATTGCTGTACTGCCGGTTGTTCCTATTCCGGTTACTATAGTGATATATATCCTGATGCAGAGAGGCTCCTTTGCTGAG CGTGTGAAGAAAGCCATGACACCAAGTCCAGAGTGGCAAAGATGTAGGCAGCGGTATGGTTTTACAGAGGAAGCAAATGTGTCTTACAAGTTGAAAGAAAACCTGCTGCATGTTTTTAATCGATAA
- the LOC137258478 gene encoding sodium- and chloride-dependent glycine transporter 1-like, translating to MSKEQVENVPLQEPNVISREENTERAQWSNTFQGVIAQLGYSVGLANLWRFPYVCQRNGGGAFLIPHIIFIVVLAMPLFFLEVALGQFSHKGPIRVWAMCPPLKGIGYGLLIANCVTVPYYSMVFAWALYYLHNSFSAVLPWTSCDNSWNTPQCVAAAGSRRDINSSTMNATLSLNTRTTDSNLTGKFTSEFGHTSTEEFWQYKVLVISSSLGDVGSLQPHLVICWFLTCVGMFLCLMKGVKSLGKVVYVTATMPYVLLTMLLVRACMMPGAEDGISFYLTPNFMRLQNAQVWLEALLHVFYSAGPAWGSLIVIASHNPPRNNIVRDSILVILLGEFTSVYAGFIVFATVGFLAHNVDVPVADVITSGPGIAFVVYPEAVSLLPVPQLWSVLFFLVVLMMGFDTMFGAVEAATGCVEDILPKRFHKMHLPTVMAAVFMGAVFLSGLIFTTNAGVYMFQLVDWYVGAVACLMVAVLECLVVGWLYGVKRFSVDVEAMLGKRLPVVFKLMCFIVVPVLLLASMILTIASYKPPTYAGYEYPPIAVTIGWCIAVLPVVPIPVTMVIYIVMQRGSFAERVKKAMTPSPEWQRCRQRYGFTEEADVSYSWKENLLHVFDQ from the exons GTGCGTTTCTGATACCTCACATAATCTTCATCGTTGTGTTGGCTATGCCACTCTTCTTCCTGGAGGTTGCTCTTGGTCAGTTCTCACATAAAGGTCCCATACGTGTTTGGGCAATGTGTCCGCCACTGAAGG GTATCGGTTATGGTTTGCTGATAGCAAATTGTGTGACCGTCCCCTACTACAGCATGGTGTTTGCCTGGGCCCTCTACTACCTGCACAACTCCTTCTCGGCCGTCCTGCCCTGGACAAGTTGTGACAATTCATGGAACACACCACAATGTGTGGCTGCTGCAGGGTCAAGACGTGACATTAATAGTTCGACGATGAATGCTACGTTAAGTCTCAACACAAGAACGACAGATTCAAATCTCACTGGAAAGTTTACAAGTGAATTTGGTCACACCTCAACAGAGGAGTTTTGGCA GTACAAAGTCCTTGTCATTTCCTCGAGTTTGGGTGATGTGGGATCCTTGCAGCCGCATCTCGTCATTTGCTGGTTTCTTACCTGTGTGGGCATGTTCCTGTGCTTGATGAAAGGAGTCAAATCTCTTGGAAAG GTGGTGTACGTGACTGCGACGATGCCGTACGTTTTGTTGACGATGCTGCTGGTGAGGGCATGCATGATGCCAGGTGCTGAAGATGGGATTTCATTTTACCTAACCCCAAATTTCATGCGTCTTCAAAACGCTCAG GTGTGGTTGGAAGCCCTTCTCCATGTATTCTACTCGGCGGGACCAGCTTGGGGATCTCTGATTGTCATTGCAAGCCACAACCCACCTCGAAATAATATTGTCAG AGATTCTATATTGGTTATTTTATTAGGCGAGTTTACAAGTGTTTATGCCGGTTTTATTGTGTTCGCAACGGTCGGTTTCCTTGCTCACAATGTTGATGTTCCTGTTGCTGACGTCATCACTTCAG GTCCAGGCATTGCATTTGTTGTGTACCCCGAGGCAGTTTCACTTCTTCCTGTTCCTCAGTTGTGGTCGGTGCTATTCTTCTTAGTAGTTCTGATGATGGGCTTCGACACCATG TTTGGAGCTGTCGAGGCAGCAACTGGGTGTGTGGAGGACATTCTGCCAAAACGATTTCACAAGATGCATCTTCCAACTGTCATGGCTGCCGTGTTTATGGGTGCAGTTTTCCTATCTGGTCTCATCTTCACCACTAAT GCCGGGGTGTACATGTTCCAGTTAGTAGACTGGTATGTGGGTGCAGTGGCGTGCTTAATGGTGGCCGTTTTGGAATGTCTGGTTGTTGGATGGCTGTATG GTGTGAAACGTTTCTCAGTTGACGTTGAGGCTATGCTAGGAAAACGGCTTCCAGTTGTCTTCAAGCTGATGTGCTTCATCGTTGTTCCTGTCCTGTTGCTG GCATCTATGATACTAACCATCGCATCCTACAAACCACCAACATATGCTGGCTATGAGTACCCACCAATCGCCGTCACCATTGGTTGGTGCATTGCTGTACTGCCAGTAGTTCCTATTCCGGTTACTATGGTGATATATATCGTGATGCAGAGAGGCTCCTTTGCTGAG CGTGTGAAGAAAGCCATGACACCAAGTCCAGAGTGGCAAAGATGCAGGCAGCGGTATGGTTTTACAGAGGAAGCAGATGTTTCTTACAGCTGGAAGGAAAACCTGCTGCATGTTTTTGATCAATAG